In Thermococcus profundus, the genomic stretch AGCTAGCCCGGCCTTTTTGAGCACGATGCCCACCTTCATCGTGTCGGTTATGCATGAGATCTCGGGGTTCGTTATCAGGATAACCTCTTCACCGCTGAGCATCGCGTTCATAGCGTCCATCTGGAGACCCGCGGGGCAGTCTATAAGCACGAAATCGTAGTATCCCTTGAAGGGCTTTATCACTCCGGGCAGCTTCCTTGGGTCCGCCCTCTTCACGTGCTCCCAGTCTATAGCCGCCGGGATGAGGTCTACGTTCTCAAAACTAGTCTGATAAACGGCGTCCCCAATCTCCGCGCTCCCGGCTAGAACGTCGTGAATCGTGGTTTCAGCATCGTCTATTCCCATAACTAGGCTTAGATTGGCCATGGTTAGATCCGCATCGATGGCCAGGACCCTCCTACCGAGCTTTCCAAGGGCTATCGCCAGATTTGCCGTCGTCGTGGTCTTTCCCGTGCCCCCCTTCCCCGAGGCGATGGAGATCAAATGTCCCATGGTTCCACCCGTAGGGTTTTCATCTCAACCTTTATCTTCTTTTCTCTCGAACTCACCGGCTCGCTTTGGATGCTAAACCTTATGAACCGTTTGGTCAAGTGGAAGCGGGTGAGAGAACATGAGGGTTTTCGTTCCAGATACGAGCGTGATAGTTGACGGCAGGCTGACCCAGTTCCTCTCAACCCTCGGCGAGAAGGTCAAGGTCGTCGTTCCTGAGGCTGTTGTGGCTGAGATAGAGCATCAGGCCAACGAGGGAAAGGCCATCGGCCACGTCGGCCTGGAGGAGCTTAAAAAGCTCCGCGAAATGGCGGAGGAGGGCGTGATCCTCCTTGAGTTCTACGGGGACAGGCCGGAGCTTTGGCAGATAAGGAGGGCCAAGGCCGGCGAAGTAGACCACATGATCCGCGAGGTCGCGAGGGAGCTGAGTGCGACGCTTATAACCGGCGACAGGGTTCAGAGGGACGTTGCAATAGCGAAGGGCATCGATGTGATCTATCTGACGGCAAGGAAAGACGTCAGGCACCGCCTTGAGGACTTCTTTGATGACACTACGATGAGCGTCCACCTCAAGGCCGGCCTTCCTCCTATGGCCAAGAAGGGAAGACCAGGTGAGTGGCGGCTCGTCAGGATCAGCGAGGGGGCGCTCTCCGACGATGAGCTTGAGGAGATAGCCGACGACATAGTTGAGAGGGCCAAACGCGACCCCCAGAGCTTCATAGAGATGGACGAACCGGGGGCGACCGTGGTTCAGCTCAGGAACTACCGCATCGTCATAGCGAAGCCGCCCTTCGCGGACAGGATCGAGATCACCGCCGTTAGACCCGTGGCCAAGCTGAGCATAGAGGACTACGGGCTGAGCGAGAGACTCATGGAGCGCCTCAAGGACAAGGCTGAGGGAATCCTCATCGCAGGTGCCCCCGGCGAGGGAAAGACGACCTTCGCACAGGCTTTGGCTGAGTGGTACGCGGGAATGGGCAAGATAGTCAAGACCATGGAGAAGCCCAGGGATCTCCAGGTAAGCGAGGAGATAACGCAGTACACCGCTTTGAACGGAAGGATGGAGCTGACTGGTGATATACTCCTCCTGGTGAGGCCCGACTACACGATATTCGATGAGATGCGGAAGACCAGCGACTTCAAGATATACTCGGACCTCAGGCTGGCTGGAGTTGGAATGGTTGGAGTGGTTCACGCGACTAAACCGATAGACGCGGTGCAGAGGTTCATAGGCAGGGTCGAGCTTGGGATGATTCCGCAGATAGTCGATACGGTGATCTTCATCAAAGCCGGAAGAGTGGCTAAGGTTCTAACCCTTGAGTACCTCGTCAAGGTTCCGAGCGGGATGAGGGAGGAGGATCTAGCGAGGCCCGTCATAGAGGTTCGCGACTTCGAGACCGGCGAACTCGAGTACGAGATCTACACCTACGGTGAGGAGGTAAGCGTCGTCCCGGTGAAGAAGGAGGAGAAGGCCCCTGCTCTCAGGCTCGCTGAGAAGAGGCTCAAGCAGGAGATCAAGAAGTTTTTACCGGACGTCAACACCGAGGTGGAGATAGTCAGCCCCCATAAGGCCGTCATATACGCCGACGAGTTCGACATCCCAGCCATAATCGGCAAGAAGGGGAAGCGCATTACTGAGCTGGAGAAGAGGATAGGGATAAGCATTGATGTCAAGAGCTTCGCAGAGCGCGAAGCTGCTAAGCCGAAGGAGAGGGTCCCGGTTGAGGTCGAGGAAAAGAAGAAGACGATAGTCCTCCGCGTTTCGCCGGACTATGCAAAGAAGCCGCTCAAATTCTACGGCGGCGAGCAGTACGTCTTCACCGCGACGCCGAGCAAGAAGGGCCTCGTCAAGGTGGGCAAGAGCACGCCGATAGGCAAAGAGCTCAAGAGGCTCTTGGAGGCGGGAATAGAGATCTGGGCCTCAACCTGAATCCTCTCTTAATTTTGTCGTTTCTGCTTTTCCTCGTTCTTCCGTCCGCCCCGGCAGGTTTTTTAACCCTTTCCATTAGTGGGTAACATGCTGGTTCTGGCCTCTGGGAGTCCAAGGAGGAGGGAGATCCTCGGGAGGTTCGTGGGGGAGTTCGAGGTAGTCCCAAGTGCAGCGGAGGAGAGCTGTTCCATAACGGATCCAGTGGAGCACGCGAAGGAGCTGGCCAGGCGGAAGGCGCGGGAGGTCCACCGCCGCCTCGGGAAAAACGCGACGGTCATAGGGGCAGATACAGTGGTCAGCATCGACGGGAGGATCCTGGGGAAGCCCGGGGATGAAGAGGAGGCATTCGGAATGCTCAAGACGCTGAGCGGGAGAGTTCACAGGGTCACCACCGGCTACTGCATCATCCACCGCGGTGAGGAGCACTGCGGGGCGGTCGTCACAGAGGTCAAGTTCAGGGAGCTGGACGAGGGCATCATCAGGGCTTACATAGAAACCGGCGAGCCGATGGACAAGGCGGGAGCGTACGGGATACAGGGGCTCGGGGGCCTCTTCGTCGAGTGGGTTCGGGGTGACTACTACAACGTCGTCGGCTTTCCGATGGAGATAATCTGGAAGCTCAGAGAGCTGGGTTTTAGAGTCTTATCAAAATGAGGGAGCCTTGATCCTAAATATCTCCTTCTATTTTGCTTTTTCTGGCAGTCATGGGATTTTTGTGGATCCGGGACTCTTTAGTAACTTGTTGTTATTATCAAACAGGTGGTTACAGATATCTGGTGATCTTGTGACGAAATTTTTTCGAAATTTTGAGAGGGGATTTGTACTGGTTTTTTGATACCCCTCCCACTGCAAATCGAGGATTTTGGCATAAAAGGGCATGAAAAGGGACTAATTTGTATTTGGACCCTTAACACCGTCCGGGAAGTCTCATGTTCAAGAGAGTGCATGATTCTGGGGAGGTGATTAGAATGGATTATCCAATGTGAAGTCCCTTTAGAGTCCTTGAATTGGGAGCTTCTGGGGGCTCTTTGAAGTACCCTTTGCGGAAAAGCTTATAAGATTGGAGCGCTCTCATCAGTTTAGGGGGCAAAAGAAGGAAAAATCCGCCCTGTTGCAATAAGACTCTAGGAGAATTGAAACTACGGAACATGGAGGACATTCAAATCTTCATAAAGAGGTTGCAATAAGACTCTAGGAGAATTGAAACCTGTAAAAGGGCCTGAGCAAAAATCAAGGCCCCATAAGTTGCAATAAGACTCTAGGAGAATTGAAACCCTGGTGGCCTGCAATGGAAGAAGCTACGCGATGGTTTGTTGCAATAAGACTCTAGGAGAATTGAAACTTGGAAGCGTTCCACTACCTCTATTCCCGGCCATTGCCATGTTGCAATAAGTTGCAATAAGACTCTAGGAGAATTGAAACTCCTCAAGGGCCTCAAGAACGTCCTCCGAGGCTTCCCTTATCTTCTCAAGTTGCAATAAGACTCTAGGAGAATTGAAACTGAACGCCTTCGCATAGGGGTTGATCGGTGTGATTCCCGTTGCAATAAGACTCTAGGAGAATTGAAACATGATGACAAGAGTAACAAGAGCAAGCAAACCCACGTTGCAATAAGACTCTAGGAGAATTGAAACCAAATAAACGACAACTACGCCCTCATTGAGCTCCAGGTTGCAATAAGACTCTAGGAGAATTGAAACTGATTAGTGACATTGGGAGTTTGTAGAGGTACTGTGTGTTGCAATAAGACTCTAGGAGAATTGAAACAATTGGGGGAAGCTCCGGGCTCCGTTGGTGTTCGTTTGTTGCAATAAGACTCTAGGAGAATTGAAACCCGCCGCTCTAAGAACTACTTCGCGCGCCTGGTCGGGTTGCAATAAGACTCTAGGAGAATTGAAAGCAAGCTCAAGGCGCACGGTTATTCTCTCAAGGTCAAGTTTCAATAAGACTCTAGGAGAATTGAAAGAAGCTTAACTAAATGTCCCTGGTCCAACATCTCAATAAGTTGCAATAAGACTCTAGGAGAATTGAAACTATAAAGGAAGAAGGCATTGAGGGTGAGTTTGCCGCCCTTCTTCTTGGGGGGTTTCATTTAAAGAAGATCCCCGAAAAGCAGATCCTCTTTCCTCCCCCCTGCCTTGAGGAAGATCTTCTCGCTCCAGCCGACGTCTCCGACTCTTCGAGGTGTGTGGGCGTCGCTGGCGAAGGTCAGCTTTATGCCCCTCCTCACGCACTCCTTAACGAACTCCAGATCCGGGACTCTATAGCGCGAGCTTATCTCAAAGGCCTTTCCGTTGGCCTCCGCCAGCTCGAGTATTTCCTTAAGCTCCTCGTTGCTGGGAAAGCCAATGTGCGGAAAGTTTGCCCCGAAGTGGCCGATTACGTCAACGTTCTCGTCCATCAGGGCCGCCTTGACGAGTTCTACGTATTCCCCCGGCTCATCGAGCCACTCGTGGACGCTGGCTATCACGTAGTCTAGCTTCTCCACCATCCAGTCCGGTACGTCAGTTCCGCCGGGGACGATGTTTCCCTCCACTCCGGCCAGAACCGTGATACCGCTCTCTTCGCCCCACCTCTTCACTTCACGAACGTAGCGATTGAAGCTCCTCGGCCCGAGGTAGTGGCTGTGGTCAGTTATCCCAAGCAGACTGAAGCCCTTCTCCTCGGCTGAGGCTATATTGTCCGCTATTCCTCCAACTCCGTCCGAGTAGACCGTGTGGGTGTGGGTGTCGTGGGGAAAGGCAAGCATCATCATCGCCCCCCTAAAGTTCCAGGCGCTTAAGCCTTTTTTGGTGGTGGACAAAATATCCAATGTAAAGCGCTGACTTTAACTTTGACAAACCTTTAAATATGCCTGCGCCCAAGATAGTGCGGTGGTGAAAATGGTCGAGCGCTCGAAAGTCCGCGTTGTCATTGCTAAGCCGGGTCTGGATGGCCACGACCGCGGCGCCAAGGTCGTTGCGAGGGCCCTCAAGGACGCAGGCTATGAGGTCATCTACACGGGAATAAGACAGACCCCGGAGCAGATCGTTGAGACCGTGATTCAGGAGGACGCCCCGGTTCTCGGCATCAGCATCCTCTCTGGTGCCCACATGGTTCTCATTCCCAAGATACTCAAGCTCCTTGAGGAGAGGGGCCTGAAGGTGAACGAGGACGTCGTGGTCTTCGCCGGGGGAATAATCCCGCCCGACGACGCAGAAGAGCTCAAGAAGATGGGCGTTGCGGAGGTCTTCGGACCGGGAACGCCGCTGAGCAAGACGATAGAGTTCGTTGATAAGGCGGTCGAGAACCTCAAGAGGTTCAAGGCTTAACTTTATATCCCCTTTGGATAATTTCTCCAGTGATGGCAATGCTAGAGGAACTGGTCCGCAACGCTATAGCAGGGGATAAAAAGGCCGTGGCAAGGCTGATTACGCTGGTCGAAAACGACGAGGAGAAGGCGCGGGAGATAATCAAGCTCGTGCATCCCCACACGGGAAAAGCCTACGTCGTCGGCATAACCGGCCCGCCTGGGGCCGGGAAGTCAACGCTTCTTGACAAGCTCATA encodes the following:
- the minD gene encoding cell division ATPase MinD, producing MGHLISIASGKGGTGKTTTTANLAIALGKLGRRVLAIDADLTMANLSLVMGIDDAETTIHDVLAGSAEIGDAVYQTSFENVDLIPAAIDWEHVKRADPRKLPGVIKPFKGYYDFVLIDCPAGLQMDAMNAMLSGEEVILITNPEISCITDTMKVGIVLKKAGLAVLGFVLNRYGRSENDIPPEAAEEVMEVPLLAIVPEDPKVREATLEGVPVVEYAPDSEGAQAFMSLAEEVVRIAGFKARVMY
- a CDS encoding PINc/VapC family ATPase; the protein is MRVFVPDTSVIVDGRLTQFLSTLGEKVKVVVPEAVVAEIEHQANEGKAIGHVGLEELKKLREMAEEGVILLEFYGDRPELWQIRRAKAGEVDHMIREVARELSATLITGDRVQRDVAIAKGIDVIYLTARKDVRHRLEDFFDDTTMSVHLKAGLPPMAKKGRPGEWRLVRISEGALSDDELEEIADDIVERAKRDPQSFIEMDEPGATVVQLRNYRIVIAKPPFADRIEITAVRPVAKLSIEDYGLSERLMERLKDKAEGILIAGAPGEGKTTFAQALAEWYAGMGKIVKTMEKPRDLQVSEEITQYTALNGRMELTGDILLLVRPDYTIFDEMRKTSDFKIYSDLRLAGVGMVGVVHATKPIDAVQRFIGRVELGMIPQIVDTVIFIKAGRVAKVLTLEYLVKVPSGMREEDLARPVIEVRDFETGELEYEIYTYGEEVSVVPVKKEEKAPALRLAEKRLKQEIKKFLPDVNTEVEIVSPHKAVIYADEFDIPAIIGKKGKRITELEKRIGISIDVKSFAEREAAKPKERVPVEVEEKKKTIVLRVSPDYAKKPLKFYGGEQYVFTATPSKKGLVKVGKSTPIGKELKRLLEAGIEIWAST
- a CDS encoding Maf-like protein; its protein translation is MLVLASGSPRRREILGRFVGEFEVVPSAAEESCSITDPVEHAKELARRKAREVHRRLGKNATVIGADTVVSIDGRILGKPGDEEEAFGMLKTLSGRVHRVTTGYCIIHRGEEHCGAVVTEVKFRELDEGIIRAYIETGEPMDKAGAYGIQGLGGLFVEWVRGDYYNVVGFPMEIIWKLRELGFRVLSK
- a CDS encoding PHP domain-containing protein → MLAFPHDTHTHTVYSDGVGGIADNIASAEEKGFSLLGITDHSHYLGPRSFNRYVREVKRWGEESGITVLAGVEGNIVPGGTDVPDWMVEKLDYVIASVHEWLDEPGEYVELVKAALMDENVDVIGHFGANFPHIGFPSNEELKEILELAEANGKAFEISSRYRVPDLEFVKECVRRGIKLTFASDAHTPRRVGDVGWSEKIFLKAGGRKEDLLFGDLL
- a CDS encoding cobalamin B12-binding domain-containing protein, producing MVERSKVRVVIAKPGLDGHDRGAKVVARALKDAGYEVIYTGIRQTPEQIVETVIQEDAPVLGISILSGAHMVLIPKILKLLEERGLKVNEDVVVFAGGIIPPDDAEELKKMGVAEVFGPGTPLSKTIEFVDKAVENLKRFKA